A genomic region of Thiohalophilus sp. contains the following coding sequences:
- a CDS encoding glutathione S-transferase family protein, producing MKLYDFDRSGNCYKVRLLLSMLKLDYARIPTDSSSGETQTPEFKRLNPRGQIPVLVEGETLIWDSMAILVYLARRYADERWLPIDALGEARVMQWLAVSENELLYGLARARVTLRFNKPFDLEQCHRDAKPGLDTLEQQLAEHDWLAEDHPTIADLACYPYVALADEARISLADYPAIRAWLQRVEAIPGWVPMVE from the coding sequence CTGAAACTCTACGACTTCGATCGTTCCGGCAACTGCTACAAGGTGCGCCTGCTGCTGTCCATGCTGAAACTGGACTATGCGCGCATCCCCACCGACAGCAGCAGCGGCGAGACCCAGACCCCCGAATTCAAACGCCTTAACCCGCGCGGGCAGATCCCGGTGCTGGTGGAGGGCGAGACGCTGATCTGGGATTCCATGGCGATCCTGGTTTACCTGGCCCGGCGTTACGCTGATGAACGCTGGCTGCCGATCGATGCCCTGGGTGAGGCGCGGGTCATGCAGTGGCTTGCCGTATCGGAAAACGAACTGCTCTACGGCCTGGCCCGCGCCCGGGTGACCCTGCGCTTCAACAAACCCTTCGATCTGGAACAGTGCCACCGCGACGCCAAACCGGGGCTGGATACGCTGGAGCAGCAGCTGGCTGAACACGACTGGCTGGCGGAGGACCACCCGACCATCGCCGACCTCGCCTGCTACCCCTACGTCGCCCTCGCCGACGAGGCTCGTATCTCCCTGGCAGACTATCCGGCGATACGCGCCTGGCTGCAACGGGTTGAAGCCATTCCCGGCTGGGTGCCGATGGTCGAATGA
- a CDS encoding phosphate-starvation-inducible PsiE family protein, which translates to MKKLKIVTGESLDLLQEIGLVLIALATIIAFGIEIGTMVEVRAVTLADLLLMFIYLEVLAMVGIYLKSGKLPIRIPLYIAIIALARYMVLDMKAMESWRMLAVAGSALVIALTVLVIRFGHVRYPYESDSS; encoded by the coding sequence ATGAAGAAACTGAAAATTGTCACGGGCGAGTCGCTGGATCTGTTGCAGGAGATCGGCCTGGTGCTGATTGCGCTGGCAACGATCATTGCCTTCGGTATCGAGATCGGGACAATGGTGGAGGTCCGCGCGGTGACGCTGGCGGATCTGCTGCTGATGTTCATCTATCTCGAGGTGCTGGCGATGGTGGGGATCTATCTCAAGTCGGGCAAACTGCCGATCCGCATCCCGCTGTATATCGCCATCATCGCCCTGGCTCGTTACATGGTGCTGGACATGAAGGCGATGGAATCCTGGCGTATGCTGGCGGTGGCCGGTTCGGCGCTGGTCATCGCACTGACGGTGCTGGTGATCCGCTTCGGGCACGTCCGCTATCCCTATGAATCGGACAGCAGCTGA
- a CDS encoding DUF2007 domain-containing protein: MVIIYTANDYIEGNLVKGLLESQGIDTYVNGEYLQGGIGELMPMGHIKLSVDDEDESAARRIIERYENGEFQIGDNEDVSSPDSQL, from the coding sequence ATGGTTATCATCTATACCGCCAATGATTATATCGAGGGCAACCTGGTCAAAGGATTGCTGGAGTCGCAGGGCATTGATACCTACGTCAACGGCGAGTACCTGCAGGGCGGGATCGGCGAGCTGATGCCGATGGGCCACATCAAGCTGAGCGTGGACGATGAAGACGAGTCGGCGGCGCGGCGGATTATCGAACGCTATGAAAATGGCGAGTTTCAGATCGGGGATAATGAGGATGTGTCGTCCCCGGATTCACAGCTATAA
- a CDS encoding DUF3617 domain-containing protein, producing the protein MLMKKSFVALGMLVAVLSQPVHGQDYNIQPGMWEMTYKMDVSGMPENMASMMQKEPRTKRECVTKDDISFKPEDMEKGCTFNKTSDSASKVVWEIECNTEHGSSSGHGEVNFHGTSSDGWFEMNVQAGPMGEMQMRNTFEGKRVGDC; encoded by the coding sequence ATGTTAATGAAAAAGAGTTTTGTTGCGCTGGGTATGCTGGTTGCCGTGCTGAGTCAGCCGGTCCACGGACAGGATTACAATATCCAGCCCGGGATGTGGGAGATGACCTACAAGATGGACGTCAGCGGTATGCCGGAGAATATGGCGTCGATGATGCAAAAGGAGCCGCGGACCAAACGGGAGTGCGTGACCAAAGATGATATCAGCTTCAAGCCCGAGGATATGGAAAAGGGGTGTACGTTTAACAAAACCTCGGATTCAGCGAGCAAGGTCGTCTGGGAGATCGAGTGCAACACAGAGCATGGCTCCTCCTCCGGGCATGGCGAAGTGAACTTTCACGGTACAAGCTCCGATGGCTGGTTCGAGATGAATGTCCAGGCCGGGCCGATGGGCGAAATGCAGATGCGCAACACCTTCGAAGGTAAGCGGGTCGGTGACTGCTGA
- a CDS encoding DUF2459 domain-containing protein yields MNNVPAWWRRALAWLWPLASTLWMAACAAPPGGLFPPAEDEPVVPIWLVSHGWHAGIVIERAAIPSGLLPEQADFPEARYLEIGWGDRAYYMHPDPHWGILLKAGLWPTASVLHVTGLRDAPQRAFPHSTIIRIATGREGFEQLCQHLDARFARNGEPARALQAGLYGDSRFYPSTDSYHLFNTCNVWTTRVLHAAGCPVTPAFNITVDSLLSSVAATCGERVTRPE; encoded by the coding sequence ATGAACAACGTACCGGCATGGTGGCGACGGGCTCTGGCGTGGCTGTGGCCGCTCGCATCCACCCTGTGGATGGCGGCCTGCGCGGCGCCGCCCGGGGGGCTGTTCCCGCCGGCGGAGGACGAGCCGGTGGTGCCGATCTGGCTGGTGAGTCACGGCTGGCATGCGGGGATTGTGATTGAGCGCGCGGCAATCCCGTCGGGTCTGCTGCCCGAACAGGCAGACTTTCCCGAGGCGCGTTATCTGGAAATCGGCTGGGGCGATCGCGCTTACTACATGCACCCGGATCCGCACTGGGGCATCCTGCTCAAGGCGGGGTTATGGCCGACCGCCAGCGTGTTGCATGTGACGGGGCTCCGTGATGCACCCCAACGCGCTTTTCCGCACAGCACGATCATCCGGATCGCTACCGGCCGCGAAGGGTTTGAACAGCTGTGCCAGCATCTCGATGCCCGCTTTGCGCGAAACGGGGAGCCGGCCCGCGCACTGCAGGCGGGGTTGTACGGCGACAGCCGCTTTTACCCGTCCACGGACAGTTATCACCTGTTCAACACTTGCAATGTGTGGACCACCCGGGTCCTGCACGCGGCGGGTTGCCCTGTTACTCCGGCCTTCAATATCACTGTCGACAGCTTGTTATCCAGCGTTGCCGCAACCTGCGGCGAAAGAGTAACGAGGCCCGAGTAA
- a CDS encoding TrpB-like pyridoxal phosphate-dependent enzyme: MQTKILLDESEIPTQWYNVVADMPNAPLPPLGPDGQPIGPDALSAIFPMSLIEQEVSDQRWIDIPEPVREVYQLWRPSPLYRAHQLEAALGTPAKIYYKYEGVSPAGSHKPNTAVAQAYYNREAGIRRLATETGAGQWGSSLAMVGQKFGIEVRVYMVKVSYEQKPFRRSMMQTWGAEVLPSPTDQTAAGRQILAQDPNSPGSLGIAISEAVEEAASREDTNYALGSVLNHVLLHQTVIGLEAKKQFEKVGDYPDMVFAPCGGGSNFGGAAFPFFADKAAGKPVRLVAVEPASCPTLTRGHYAYDFGDSIGLTPLMKMYTLGHDFVPPGIHAGGLRYHGDSALVSQLYNEGLIEAVAVPQLATFEAGVQFARAEGIIPAPESNHAIRAVIDAANRCKESGEAKTLFFNLSGHGHFDMASYDKYFSGELEDFEYPADAIDQALHHLPRVG; this comes from the coding sequence ATGCAAACCAAGATCCTGCTCGATGAATCCGAGATCCCGACACAGTGGTACAACGTGGTCGCGGATATGCCCAACGCGCCATTGCCGCCGTTGGGACCCGACGGTCAGCCGATCGGCCCCGATGCGCTGAGTGCGATTTTCCCCATGTCGCTGATCGAGCAGGAGGTGAGCGACCAGCGCTGGATCGACATCCCCGAGCCGGTACGCGAGGTGTATCAGCTGTGGCGGCCCTCGCCGCTGTACCGCGCCCACCAGCTGGAGGCGGCGCTGGGGACCCCGGCGAAGATCTATTACAAGTACGAGGGCGTCAGCCCGGCCGGCTCGCACAAGCCCAACACCGCCGTGGCCCAGGCCTATTACAACCGTGAGGCGGGCATCCGCCGGCTGGCCACCGAGACCGGGGCCGGGCAGTGGGGCTCGTCGCTGGCGATGGTGGGGCAGAAGTTCGGCATCGAGGTGCGGGTGTATATGGTGAAGGTGAGCTACGAGCAGAAGCCGTTTCGCCGCTCGATGATGCAGACCTGGGGCGCCGAGGTGCTGCCCAGCCCGACCGATCAGACCGCGGCGGGGCGCCAGATCCTGGCCCAGGATCCGAACTCGCCCGGGTCGCTGGGCATCGCCATCTCCGAGGCGGTGGAAGAGGCCGCCTCGCGCGAGGACACCAACTACGCGCTGGGCTCGGTGCTCAATCACGTGCTGCTGCACCAGACGGTGATTGGTCTGGAGGCCAAAAAGCAGTTCGAGAAGGTGGGCGATTATCCGGACATGGTTTTCGCCCCCTGCGGCGGCGGCTCCAACTTCGGCGGCGCGGCCTTCCCGTTCTTCGCCGACAAGGCGGCCGGCAAGCCGGTGCGGCTGGTGGCGGTGGAGCCGGCCTCCTGCCCGACCCTGACCCGCGGCCACTACGCCTATGACTTCGGCGACTCGATCGGCCTGACCCCGCTGATGAAGATGTACACCCTGGGCCACGACTTCGTGCCGCCGGGCATTCACGCCGGCGGGTTGCGCTATCACGGTGACTCGGCGCTGGTCTCGCAGCTTTATAATGAAGGGCTGATCGAGGCGGTGGCGGTACCGCAGCTGGCCACCTTCGAGGCCGGGGTGCAGTTCGCCCGCGCCGAGGGCATCATTCCCGCCCCCGAGTCCAATCACGCCATCCGCGCGGTGATCGACGCGGCCAACCGCTGCAAGGAAAGCGGCGAGGCGAAGACCCTGTTCTTCAACCTCTCCGGCCACGGCCACTTCGACATGGCCTCCTACGACAAGTATTTCAGCGGCGAGCTGGAGGATTTCGAGTACCCGGCCGACGCCATCGACCAGGCGTTGCACCACCTGCCCAGGGTGGGCTGA